One Coffea arabica cultivar ET-39 chromosome 5e, Coffea Arabica ET-39 HiFi, whole genome shotgun sequence DNA segment encodes these proteins:
- the LOC140006957 gene encoding probable disease resistance protein At1g52660 encodes MEALGNLAVDRGRRYVNLDDNLRSLERKLQRLSARKSDFELQVTNAERSGTKKRKREVEIWFEEAATVENEFGALKKSVQEGGFLENAVSSGHRVAKMDAIVEQLMEQSNHFDGLLLEAFESRGEPRMITKLFGEMFDRGLKAIWAWLVIDSISNIGIFGMGGAGKTTLAKHIHNHLHEKTEFMVYWITVSQEFSIKKLQDDIAKCLRLDLSDVDDEDSRAAILSRALVKQSVLILDDVWQEFSFEKIGIPLGANKCIVILTTRSLELCNRLSCQRVFEAKTLAMNEAWDLFNHTLDPKTMLHGDVEDIAKSIVKRSWFKVTVAVAVAAWNIPHRSRHIGCGLVTGSLRGVSNICEWRNALEQLKKCSVGHDEMEQDVFPILEWSFNRLNECQRKEDWKYLPHQSHGCGCGQGITKLPNSVSNLVNLTALILGSCKDLRFVPPLGKLKQLRELDLSWTKIQDLPQGLESLVNLERLNLDSYLSFKRKIIPKETFSELHHLQCLVLPSYGTVQVNDPEPKDYYLYINDDFSSFDDYVPSGDDIGHRKQLWFDQCELGSGSNNRVLLLPSDMKCQILKKCVGMGIRCLSDVFKNFTSLNDLSSLEIEGLEGIEFLWHFSSPAPRDQQVD; translated from the exons ATGGAGGCACTTGGGAATTTGGCAGTAGACAGAGGAAGGAGGTATGTCAATCTGGATGATAATTTGAGGTCGCTTGAAAGGAAGTTGCAAAGATTAAGCGCCAGAAAATCTGACTTCGAGTTGCAAGTAACAAATGCAGAAAGGTCAGgtactaagaaaaggaaaagggaggtTGAGATTTGGTTTGAGGAGGCAGCAACAGTAGAAAATGAATTCGGTGCATTGAAAAAGAGTGTACAAGAGGGTGGATTTCTAGAAAATGCAGTTAGCAGCGGGCATAGAGTGGCGAAAATGGATGCAATTGTAGAGCAACTGATGGAGCAAagtaatcattttgatgggctTTTGCTTGAGGCTTTTGAGAGCAGAGGTGAGCCACGAATGATAAcaaaattatttggagaaatgTTTGACAGAGGTTTGAAGGCAATCTGGGCATGGTTGGTCATCGATAGCATCTCAAACATTGGGATTTTCGGGATGGGAGGTGCGGGTAAGACTACGTTGGCGAAACACATCCATAATCATCTCCATGAGAAAACTGAATTCATGGTTTATTGGATCACTGTCTCTCAAGAATTTAGCATCAAAAAGCTGCAAGATGATATTGCTAAATGCCTGAGGCTTGATCTGTCAGATGTGGATGATGAGGATAGCAGGGCAGCCATTTTGTCCAGGGCATTGGTGAAGCAGTCTGTCCTCATACTCGATGATGTTTGGcaagaattttcttttgaaaagaTTGGAATTCCTCTCGGTGCAAACAAATGCATAGTGATCTTGACTACTCGATCACTAGAATTATGCAACAGGCTTAGCTGTCAAAGGGTATTTGAAGCTAAAACTTTGGCTATGAATGAAGCTTGGGATTTATTCAATCATACACTTGACCCTAAGACAATGCTTCATGGAGATGTGGAAGATATTGCCAAGTCCATCGTGAAAAGGTCATGGTTCAAAGTCACGGTTGCGGTCGCGGTCGCGGCCTGGAACATTCCACATCGGTCTCGGCATATCGGTTGCGGTCTCG TGACTGGAAGCTTGAGAGGTGTGAGCAACATCTGTGAGTGGAGAAATGCATTGGAACAATTGAAAAAATGTTCAGTAGGGCATGATGAGATGGAACAAGATGTGTTTCCCATCCTAGAATGGAGTTTCAATCGCTTGAATGAATGCCAAAGAAAGGAAGATTGGAAATATCTTCCACATCAAAGTCACGGTTGCGGTTGCGGTCAAG GTATAACAAAGTTGCCTAATTCTGTTTCAAACTTGGTGAATCTCACTGCTTTGATTTTGGGGAGTTGTAAAGACCTCCGATTTGTGCCACCACTGGGAAAGCTCAAGCAATTGAGGGAACTGGATCTATCCTGGACTAAGATTCAGGATTTACCTCAAGGTCTGGAGTCATTGGTCAATCTCGAAAGGCTTAACTTGGACAGTTATTTGTCTTTCAAAAGAAAGATAATACCAAAAGAGACATTTTCCGAATTGCACCATCTGCAGTGCCTAGTATTGCCATCCTATGGTACTGTACAAGTTAATGATCCAGAA CCAAAGGACTATTATCTTTATATCAATGATGACTTCTCATCTTTTGATGACTACGTTCCCTCAGGCGATGATATTGGGCATCGCAAACAATTGTGGTTCGATCAGTGTGAGTTGGGTAGCGGGTCAAACAATCGTGTGCTGCTGCTGCCAAGTGATATGAAGTGTCAAATACTCAAGAAATGTGTCGGGATGGGCATTAGGTGCTTGTCAGATGTTTTTAAGAATTTTACAAGTTTAAACGACTTGTCTTCTTTGGAGATCGAGGGTTTGGAGGGAATAGAGTTCCTCTGGCACTTTTCCTCTCCTGCTCCACGTGATCAGCAGGTAGACTAA